The Terriglobus roseus region AGATTCTGCAGAGCTGGGTCAATGCTGGCACGGAAGGCGGATGGATGCCGCAGTTCCCATGCCCGGGTTATCGCGCATGCATGACGGGATCGCTGATTGATTCGCTGTTTGGCGATGCCGTAGTGAAGGACATCCCGGGTTTTGATCGCGAAGCCGCGTATCAGTTGCTGAAGAAGCATGCCACACAGGTGGGCGACCCTTCGAAGGGCTACGGACGTCGCGGCTCGGCTTCGTACCAGAAGTTAGGTTACGTACCTAACGATGAGGTTGAGCAGGCATGCGTTGAATCGCTCGACGCGCACTATGGCGACTTCTGCATTGGACAGATTGCAGCGAAGCTTGGACACACGGAAGATGCTGCGTTCTTCGCGAAGCGTTCGAAGAACTGGCGCATGATGTGGGACCCGCAGGTGAAGTTCTTCCGCGGCAAGAATGCTGATGGCAAATGGGCACCCGAGTTTCGGCAGTATCAGTGGGGTTCGCCGTATGTGGAGGGCGGAGCGTGGCAGCATCGCTGGTCGGTTCCACATGAGCCTGAGGCCATGATGAACGAGGCATTCGGCGGCAAAGAAACCTTCGTCGCGGAACTGGTGAACTGCGTGGAGCAGGAGCCTCGTTTTGAGGTGGGTGTCTATCACCAGGAGATCCACGAGATGAGCGAGATGGCTGCCGTGCGCTTCGGTCAGTACGCGCATAGCAATCAGCCATCGCACCACATCCTGTGGATGTTCACGATTGGCGGTCGACCGGACCTGACGCAGAAGTGGGTGCGCAAGGTGCTGGATGAGCTGTATTCGCCGGAGCAGTTCTCAGGTGATGAGGACACCGGCTCCATGGCGGCGTGGTATGTGCTCGCATCGCTGGGGCTGTACACGCTGTGCCCGGGCAAGCCGGAATGGATGCTCGGTTCGCCCATGTGGCAGAAGGCCGAAGTGCGTCGCGGTCTGAAGGGAAGCAGCTTCACGGTTGAGGCTGCAGGTGACCCTGCGACTAAGCCGTATCGTGCGGGTCTTGCCGTTGACGGCAAGGCGCACAGCGGTGATGTGATCTCGCATGGCGACCTGGTGAAGGCTGCAACGCTGCGGTTCACCGTGAAAGCATAAGCAGCCATTTGTTCCATCGAAGGGCATCTGCACTGAAAATGGTGCAGGTGCCTTTTCTTTTGTCTTGTTTGTGGTTGGCGACAGGTTAATTTCTGGCAGAAATGCTGCTATGATCAATTGTCTGCTGCGTGAAGGTCGCTTGCGGTATTGGCGGCTGGTTCGGGATGGCGAGTGAGTCCCGGCGCGGTGGTCCCTGACAAATTTTTGCCGATCCACCGCATTTTCCTGTGGGAAAAGCGTCGTGCTTCGGTTACACTCAAAAGGTTGGTCTGAAGGCCAGCCGCAGTTGTAGATCTTTGCGTAAAGAGAGTTCGAACACATGGCTGCACAGCAGAGAATTCGCATTCGCCTGAAGGCGTATGACTATCGTGTCCTGGACACGTCGACCGGCGAGATCGTTGAGACCGCCAAGCGCACCGGAGCACAGGTTGCGGGTCCGATTCCCCTTCCCACGATGAAGAACAAGTACTGCGTGCTCCGTTCCCCGCACGTCGACAAGAAGTCGCGTGAGGCGTTCGAAATCCGTACGCATAAGCGGCTGATCGACATCCTGGAACCGACGCAGCAGACGGTGGACGCGCTGATGAAGCTCGACCTGCCCGCTGGCGTTGACGTGGAAATCAAGACCGTTACCAAGTAACACAAAATTTCAATAAACCGGCAGTGCCCCGCTGCGTGCGTGGGCATGATGAGGAGAGAATCACATGGCAGTAACAGGTTTGCTCGGTAAGAAGATTGGCATGACGCAGGTGTTTGACGACGCCGGTGTTGTGCACCCGGTCACCGTGATCAAGGTTGGCCCTTGCGTTGTCACCCAGGTGAAGACGCAGAAGACTGACGGCTACGATGCCGCACAGATCGGTCTGGTGGAGTTCGTAAAGGCCTCCAAGCTGACCAAGGGTCTGGCTGGTCACCTGGCGAAGAGCGATGCTCCGCCGGTTCGTGAGATCCGTGAAGTGGGCATTGAGTCCACGACCGGTGAGAACGAGGGTGAAGGCGCTGTGAAGGCTGGCGATCGCGTTCTGGTCGACATCTTCGACGGTGAGCGTTTCGTTGACATCATTGGTAAGTCGAAGGGCCGCGGTTTCGCGGGCGTGGTTCGTCGCCACGGCTTCGGCGGTGGCCCCAAGTCGCACGGCCACATGTTCCAGATTCAGGGTTCGATCGGTGCATCGTCGTTCCCCTCGCGCGTATTCCCGGGCCAGCGCATGCCGGGTCACCACGGTGACGCGCAGATCACGGTTCGCAACCTGCGTATCCGCGGTATCGACCTTGAGGACAACCTCCTCCTGGTTGAGGGTGCGGTTCCGGGACCCCGTGATGGTGTGATTCTGATCTCGAAGTCGAAGAACCCGCCGCGTGAGCGTCGTGGATTCGCCGGTTCGGGTACGGTTGATCCGCTGAAGGCTTCGAAGAAGGCTTCGGGTAAGAAGAAGTAAGAACTGACGGCAGAGCAATCTCTGGTTGCTCTGCCGCTTAGTGTGTAAGTGCAGTAACTCGCATCGTCTGCGGACTTAGTCGGAATGAGTAAGTCGACAGCAGGATGACAAATTGAACTTAGGGCGCTCGCAATAGAACGAGGGCCAGAGGAAGCAAGATGGCAAAGATTAACGTAGTCGATCTCGGCGGGAACAAGGTCAGCGAGCTTGAGCTTGCAGACGAAGTGTTCGGCGTCGAAGTGAATGAGTCCCTGCTGTGGGAGTCGGTAAAGCATTACCGGGCTGCGCTCCGCCAGGGAACCGCCGCCACCAAGAACAAGAAGCTCGTGTCGGGTTCCGGCAAGAAGCTGTGGAAGCAGAAGGGAACCGGTCGTGCCCGTGTGGGTTCGGTGCGTTCGCCTATCTGGCGTCATGGTGGTACGGTTCACGGACCCCAGCCCCGCTCGTATGAGTACGCCTTCCCCAAGAAGAAGCTGCTCGGTGCTCTGAGCTCTGCTCTTGCTTCCAAGCTGCAGGACGGCAAGCTGACGGTTGTTTCGACTCTGGATGTTGCTGAGCCGAAGACCAAGCTGTACCGCCAGGCTCTGGACAAGCTGGAAGCCAAGAAGACCGCACTGCTGGTCGAGAGCGGACAGAAGCTGACCGACAACCTGTTCCTGGGTTCGCGCAACCTGGACGGCGTTGAGCTGGTGCTGAGCTCGGAGGTTCACCCCTACGACCTGCTCCGCTACGAGCACGCCATCTTCTCGCAGGATGCTATTGAGGCTCTGCAGGAAGTCCTGAAGAAGAATGTGTCGCGCCGTAAGCTGGCTGCGAAGAAGGAGGTTGCGTAATGGCAACTGTTTACACCACCATTCGCCGCCCGCTGATTACGGAAAAGGGCATGATCGCCAAGGAGACCGAAGGCACTCTGGTGTTTGAGGTTGCTGCTGGCGCGACGAAGAATGAAGTGAAGCATGCAGTGGAGAGCCTGTTCAAGGTGAAGGTTGCTGCGGTTCGCACCGCCAACTACCTGGGCAAGGAGCGCCGCCGCGGTCGCTTCACCGGTTTCAAGCCGGACTGGAAGAAGGCATATGTTCGCCTGGTTCCGGGTTCGAAGATGCCGGAGTATGTCAACTCGCTCTAAGGAGCGAAACAGGTCAGCAAGTCAGCGAGTCTGCAAGTCATCGGATCTCGCGCAGTAAGTGAACTTGAAGGCTTGAGTACACGAAGTAACCCCAATCCGCGCGCCTGACTAGCTATGCGGATGGTAAGGAAGTTAGGGAAATGCCGATTAAGACATTCCGACCGATTACGCCGACACTGCGCTTCCAGTCGAAGCTGGTGAACTCGGACATCACGA contains the following coding sequences:
- the rpsJ gene encoding 30S ribosomal protein S10, coding for MAAQQRIRIRLKAYDYRVLDTSTGEIVETAKRTGAQVAGPIPLPTMKNKYCVLRSPHVDKKSREAFEIRTHKRLIDILEPTQQTVDALMKLDLPAGVDVEIKTVTK
- the rplC gene encoding 50S ribosomal protein L3, encoding MAVTGLLGKKIGMTQVFDDAGVVHPVTVIKVGPCVVTQVKTQKTDGYDAAQIGLVEFVKASKLTKGLAGHLAKSDAPPVREIREVGIESTTGENEGEGAVKAGDRVLVDIFDGERFVDIIGKSKGRGFAGVVRRHGFGGGPKSHGHMFQIQGSIGASSFPSRVFPGQRMPGHHGDAQITVRNLRIRGIDLEDNLLLVEGAVPGPRDGVILISKSKNPPRERRGFAGSGTVDPLKASKKASGKKK
- the rplD gene encoding 50S ribosomal protein L4; this translates as MAKINVVDLGGNKVSELELADEVFGVEVNESLLWESVKHYRAALRQGTAATKNKKLVSGSGKKLWKQKGTGRARVGSVRSPIWRHGGTVHGPQPRSYEYAFPKKKLLGALSSALASKLQDGKLTVVSTLDVAEPKTKLYRQALDKLEAKKTALLVESGQKLTDNLFLGSRNLDGVELVLSSEVHPYDLLRYEHAIFSQDAIEALQEVLKKNVSRRKLAAKKEVA
- a CDS encoding 50S ribosomal protein L23, whose translation is MATVYTTIRRPLITEKGMIAKETEGTLVFEVAAGATKNEVKHAVESLFKVKVAAVRTANYLGKERRRGRFTGFKPDWKKAYVRLVPGSKMPEYVNSL